A genomic stretch from Corynebacterium kutscheri includes:
- a CDS encoding tRNA (adenine-N1)-methyltransferase produces the protein MAYSGPFQAGDRVQLTDQKRRHATIVLVAGEKYFTHKGAINHDDIIGAHEGTVVKSDQGADYLCFRHLLVDHVLSMPRGAAVIYPKDSAQILVEGDIFPGARVLEAGAGSGALSMSLLRAVGEQGEVISYEIREDHLAYAESNVDEYFGGRPQNWSPRLGDLKEVTLHDIDGPVDRIILDMLEPWECLRTVKELLLPGGVFMTYVATVPQLMKVMEGIREQQCFTEPRAWESLVREWRVEGLATRPEHRMNAHTAFLIWTRRLADGVTPPRPQRRARK, from the coding sequence ATGGCATATTCCGGACCTTTCCAAGCGGGCGACCGCGTTCAGTTAACTGATCAGAAGCGTCGGCACGCAACAATTGTTCTCGTTGCGGGCGAAAAGTATTTCACTCACAAGGGCGCAATCAACCATGATGACATCATCGGTGCGCACGAGGGAACCGTCGTTAAGTCTGATCAAGGCGCTGACTATCTTTGTTTCCGCCACTTGCTTGTCGACCATGTGCTATCCATGCCGCGTGGCGCTGCAGTAATCTACCCCAAAGACTCAGCACAAATTCTTGTTGAAGGCGATATTTTTCCCGGCGCACGAGTGCTTGAAGCTGGTGCTGGATCGGGCGCATTGTCTATGTCGTTGTTGCGCGCTGTCGGCGAGCAAGGCGAAGTTATCTCCTATGAGATTCGTGAAGATCACTTAGCGTACGCAGAATCGAATGTCGATGAATACTTCGGTGGGCGGCCACAAAATTGGAGTCCGCGGTTGGGGGATCTCAAAGAGGTCACGCTTCACGACATAGACGGCCCCGTGGACAGGATTATCCTCGACATGCTGGAGCCGTGGGAATGTCTACGTACTGTCAAAGAACTTCTGCTACCTGGCGGCGTTTTCATGACCTATGTGGCTACTGTTCCACAACTTATGAAGGTTATGGAGGGAATCCGCGAACAGCAGTGCTTCACTGAACCGCGCGCCTGGGAATCGTTGGTACGCGAGTGGCGAGTCGAAGGCCTAGCCACCCGGCCAGAGCACCGCATGAATGCTCACACCGCGTTTCTTATTTGGACACGCAGGCTTGCCGATGGCGTTACTCCGCCTCGTCCGCAACGACGTGCCCGGAAATAA
- a CDS encoding M18 family aminopeptidase: MKETPPTVIAPQAHIGADSENASQSERREANAYDFINFVASSPSSFHAAESAAELLEAAGFIRRKETDPWQATPGGHFIVRGGALMAWFVPATASPESGFRIIGAHNDSPGFKLKHNASFTTAGWQQAAVEVYGGPILHTWFDRELVLAGKIGLNDGTTRLVTTPPILRIPTLAIHLDREANTSLSLKRQLHTQPIYAVGDERTHILEIVAASADIEFPSIISHDLITVDAQPGEIFGADSTLLASGRLDNLSSVYPGVQALISATQDSLIDNHASNDILVLALFDHEEIGSTSTTGAAGPILQDVLERTAFALGATPDDLHRMYARSSCISADAAHSIHPNYTERHDAHNYPLLGQGPVLKINANQRYASNTETESLWIRMCRNAGITSQVFVGNNDMPCGSTIGPITATRLGIPTVDVGIPLLSMHSARELASTVDLEQLMRVLHAYLIG; encoded by the coding sequence ATGAAAGAGACACCCCCAACTGTTATCGCTCCCCAGGCACATATCGGTGCCGATAGCGAAAATGCCTCCCAATCCGAACGCAGGGAAGCCAACGCCTACGATTTCATTAACTTTGTAGCTAGTTCTCCCAGTAGCTTCCATGCCGCCGAGTCGGCTGCGGAACTTCTTGAAGCGGCAGGTTTTATCCGTCGCAAAGAAACTGACCCATGGCAGGCAACCCCTGGTGGACATTTTATTGTGCGTGGCGGCGCCTTAATGGCATGGTTTGTGCCTGCCACGGCATCCCCGGAATCAGGTTTTCGCATCATCGGGGCACACAACGATTCACCTGGATTCAAACTAAAGCACAACGCCAGCTTCACTACCGCAGGATGGCAACAGGCCGCCGTCGAAGTCTATGGGGGACCAATCCTACACACGTGGTTTGATCGCGAACTTGTTCTCGCCGGAAAAATCGGACTTAACGACGGTACCACCCGGCTCGTAACCACCCCGCCGATTCTGCGCATCCCAACGCTTGCCATTCACCTTGATCGCGAAGCCAACACCTCACTTAGCCTGAAACGTCAGCTGCATACCCAGCCAATCTATGCGGTGGGTGATGAGAGAACACATATTCTAGAAATCGTCGCCGCCTCTGCCGACATAGAGTTTCCGTCGATTATTAGCCATGATCTGATCACGGTAGACGCTCAACCTGGTGAAATTTTCGGTGCGGATTCTACGTTGCTAGCTAGTGGGCGGCTCGATAATCTTTCTAGCGTGTATCCCGGTGTGCAAGCGCTGATCAGTGCTACCCAGGATTCGCTTATCGATAACCACGCTTCTAACGATATTCTGGTTCTTGCGCTTTTCGACCACGAAGAAATTGGCTCCACTTCTACCACTGGGGCAGCCGGGCCGATTCTTCAGGATGTGTTAGAGCGCACTGCTTTTGCTCTTGGCGCGACCCCCGATGACCTACATAGAATGTATGCGCGTTCAAGCTGTATTTCCGCAGATGCTGCGCACTCAATCCACCCCAACTACACAGAGCGTCACGACGCCCATAATTATCCGTTGCTAGGCCAAGGGCCGGTACTAAAGATTAACGCCAACCAGCGCTACGCCTCTAACACAGAAACCGAATCTCTATGGATAAGGATGTGCCGTAATGCAGGCATCACTAGTCAAGTTTTCGTTGGTAATAATGATATGCCGTGTGGTTCGACAATTGGGCCAATCACGGCCACACGTTTAGGTATTCCTACCGTAGACGTTGGAATACCGTTGCTAAGTATGCATTCTGCCCGCGAGCTTGCCAGCACGGTTGATTTAGAACAGCTCATGCGGGTTCTCCACGCGTACCTGATAGGGTAA
- a CDS encoding RecB family exonuclease, which translates to MSAKNIALSPSRASDYKQCPLLYRFRAIDKLPEPSTVAQVKGTLVHACLEDMHGWSRDQRTYPAAVKRLKPNWAAMTAKDPSLVELVPQEQTYDFLVECRELIKGYFQMENPQGFDAHKCEMYVDTRLPNGVPVRGFIDRVDIAPTGEVRVVDYKTGKKPLPRYSDSAKFQMRFYALVYWRLFGTIPTQLRLMYLKVLDSMFLAPSREELEYFERDLGDLWEKILSDGRSGNFRPKTSKLCGWCPHKTLCPEFGGQPPAYPGWPT; encoded by the coding sequence ATGTCAGCAAAAAATATTGCCCTATCTCCTTCTCGTGCCAGTGACTATAAGCAGTGCCCGTTGTTATATCGCTTCCGCGCCATAGATAAATTGCCGGAGCCGTCGACGGTGGCGCAGGTTAAAGGAACGCTGGTGCACGCGTGTTTGGAGGATATGCACGGTTGGTCGCGTGATCAGCGAACTTATCCGGCAGCGGTTAAGCGTTTGAAACCTAATTGGGCGGCGATGACTGCTAAGGATCCGTCGTTAGTTGAGCTGGTTCCACAAGAACAGACCTATGATTTTCTTGTGGAATGCCGTGAGCTGATCAAGGGGTATTTCCAGATGGAGAACCCGCAGGGCTTTGACGCACATAAGTGTGAGATGTATGTCGATACGCGCTTGCCTAATGGTGTGCCGGTGCGCGGGTTCATAGATCGGGTGGACATTGCCCCGACTGGTGAGGTGCGTGTAGTCGATTATAAGACCGGTAAGAAGCCTCTGCCGCGCTATTCCGATTCTGCTAAATTTCAGATGCGTTTTTATGCGTTGGTGTATTGGCGCTTGTTCGGCACGATTCCTACCCAGCTGCGCTTGATGTATCTTAAGGTGCTGGATTCTATGTTTTTAGCGCCTTCACGCGAGGAATTAGAATACTTTGAGCGCGATTTGGGTGATTTATGGGAAAAGATTCTTAGCGACGGTCGTTCCGGGAATTTTCGCCCCAAAACCTCAAAACTATGCGGCTGGTGTCCGCACAAAACTCTATGTCCAGAGTTTGGCGGTCAGCCACCGGCATACCCCGGCTGGCCCACATAG
- a CDS encoding formate--tetrahydrofolate ligase, which yields MPTDIEIAQAHTLEPITEIAQRAGIPDDAVIPYGAAKAKIDITRFDRHNNGKLVLVTGMSPTPAGEGKSTVLIGLADALRNRGRNTIVALREPSLGPVMGIKGGAAGGGYAQIVPMEDINLHFTGDFHAITAATNTLAALIDNHIHQGNAKRIDVRRISWQRCLDVNDRSLRHVVTGLGGKAHGVPTETGFTITAASEIMAILCLAQDLNDLEERIGAIVIAQDLDGNPVTAADINAQGALTALMKEAINPNLVQTLGGTPAFVHGGPFGNIAHGCNSLIATQTALTFADIVLTEAGFGSDLGAEKFFDIKARAGKLNVSCAVIVATIRSLKYNGGQDRAELTSENLSALSDGIVNLERHVTNVRKFGVTPVIALNRFTTDTEEEIAWMHNWAQNYGVQLVACDVWAHGGQGALELADTVSAVVDTATDSTQLYDTNKGLLASITRIATEIYRAKDVHLSKQALTDLAYIEKNGWGTLPVCISKTQYSFSDDPTALGAAEGHTLHVRQLLPRIGSGFIVALTGDVMTMPGLPKIPAAEKIAIKDSKITGLF from the coding sequence ATGCCTACTGACATCGAAATCGCCCAAGCCCATACCCTTGAACCCATTACTGAGATAGCCCAACGCGCTGGTATTCCCGATGACGCGGTTATCCCTTATGGAGCAGCCAAGGCAAAAATCGACATCACTCGTTTTGACCGACACAACAATGGCAAACTAGTGCTCGTTACCGGTATGTCGCCAACACCAGCCGGCGAGGGCAAATCTACTGTACTCATTGGGCTTGCCGACGCGCTACGCAACCGTGGACGAAATACGATCGTTGCACTTCGTGAACCCTCCCTCGGACCAGTAATGGGTATTAAAGGCGGCGCTGCCGGTGGTGGTTATGCACAAATCGTCCCCATGGAAGACATTAACCTACATTTCACTGGCGATTTCCATGCAATTACTGCTGCCACCAATACACTTGCCGCATTAATTGATAATCACATCCACCAAGGCAACGCCAAGCGTATCGACGTTCGCCGCATCTCATGGCAACGTTGCCTCGATGTCAATGACCGCTCACTACGCCATGTGGTCACAGGTCTAGGTGGTAAAGCCCACGGTGTACCTACCGAAACCGGTTTTACTATTACCGCCGCCAGCGAAATTATGGCGATTCTGTGTCTTGCCCAAGACCTCAATGATCTCGAAGAACGTATTGGTGCTATCGTTATCGCCCAAGACCTCGACGGCAACCCAGTCACCGCCGCCGATATTAATGCCCAAGGTGCCTTGACCGCACTTATGAAAGAAGCCATCAATCCTAACCTGGTGCAAACACTCGGCGGTACCCCAGCATTTGTCCATGGGGGACCGTTTGGCAATATCGCTCACGGTTGCAACTCACTTATCGCCACCCAAACAGCACTAACCTTTGCCGATATCGTACTTACCGAAGCTGGCTTTGGCTCGGATCTCGGGGCTGAAAAATTCTTTGATATTAAAGCTCGTGCTGGCAAACTCAATGTTTCTTGCGCGGTTATCGTCGCAACGATTCGTAGCCTAAAGTACAACGGCGGCCAAGACCGTGCCGAGCTCACCAGCGAAAACCTCTCAGCGCTCAGCGACGGCATTGTCAATCTCGAACGACATGTAACTAATGTACGTAAATTCGGAGTCACACCAGTTATTGCACTCAACCGTTTCACCACTGATACCGAAGAAGAAATCGCCTGGATGCACAATTGGGCACAAAACTACGGAGTACAACTTGTTGCTTGCGATGTCTGGGCACATGGTGGACAAGGCGCACTTGAGCTTGCCGATACCGTTAGCGCGGTCGTCGACACTGCTACCGATTCCACACAACTCTATGACACAAACAAAGGCCTACTCGCCTCGATTACTCGCATCGCCACCGAGATCTACCGAGCAAAAGACGTGCACTTAAGTAAACAAGCGCTGACCGATCTCGCCTACATAGAAAAAAATGGCTGGGGCACGCTACCGGTATGCATCTCTAAGACACAATATTCATTTAGCGATGACCCTACTGCTTTAGGTGCCGCCGAAGGCCACACCCTACATGTTCGGCAACTCCTGCCGCGCATTGGCTCTGGTTTCATTGTCGCACTCACTGGCGATGTCATGACCATGCCAGGTCTACCTAAAATACCGGCTGCAGAAAAAATCGCGATAAAAGATTCTAAGATCACCGGATTGTTCTAA
- the aspA gene encoding aspartate ammonia-lyase — translation MAKPTKTDKTDTPVAEDPTLAQIKETTLKPKKGFRIEEDLLGEIYVPDNVYYGVHTLRAMDNFQISRTTINQVPEFIRGMVQVKKAAALANRRLHTLPAEKSKAIVWACDQILNEGRCMDQFPIDVFQGGAGTSVNMNTNEVIANLALEHLGEPKGAYHIINPNDDVNMSQSTNDSYPTGFRLGVYASIDTLIQQIDALQASFRDKSQEFVDILKMGRTQLQDAVPMTLGEEFMAFAHNLAEEQTILRTAADRLLEINLGATAIGTGLNTPAGYRHQVTASLSEVTGLDIKSARDLIEATSDTGAYVLAHSAVKRAAMKLSKICNDLRLLSSGPTAGLHEINLPPRQAGSSIMPAKVNPVIPEVVNQVCFKVFGNDLTVTMAAEAGQLQLNVMEPVIAEALFESIRILGNAADALREKCVVGITANADVCRAYVENSIGIVTYLNPFIGHHNGDLIGKEAADTGRSVRELVLEKGLLDQATLDQVLSTENLMHPVFRGTLHLDS, via the coding sequence ATGGCAAAACCAACCAAAACCGACAAAACTGACACCCCAGTTGCCGAAGACCCAACCCTTGCACAGATCAAAGAAACAACTTTGAAACCCAAAAAGGGTTTCCGTATCGAAGAAGATCTTCTCGGTGAAATCTATGTTCCCGATAATGTCTACTACGGTGTGCACACCCTACGCGCCATGGATAACTTCCAGATCTCTCGTACCACCATCAACCAGGTACCTGAGTTCATCCGCGGCATGGTTCAAGTCAAAAAGGCAGCGGCTCTTGCCAATCGACGCCTACATACTCTGCCAGCAGAAAAAAGCAAGGCTATTGTGTGGGCATGCGATCAGATTCTGAATGAAGGTCGCTGCATGGATCAATTCCCGATCGATGTTTTCCAAGGTGGCGCCGGTACTTCAGTCAATATGAATACCAACGAAGTCATTGCCAACTTAGCACTAGAACATCTCGGCGAGCCCAAGGGCGCTTATCACATCATCAACCCTAATGATGATGTCAATATGAGCCAGTCCACCAACGACTCCTATCCAACGGGTTTCCGTCTCGGTGTTTATGCAAGCATCGACACCCTTATCCAGCAGATCGACGCTCTACAAGCCTCCTTCCGCGATAAGAGCCAGGAATTTGTCGACATCCTCAAGATGGGGCGCACCCAGCTCCAAGACGCTGTGCCAATGACCCTAGGCGAGGAGTTTATGGCCTTTGCGCATAATCTCGCCGAAGAACAAACCATTTTGCGCACCGCCGCTGATCGACTCCTAGAGATCAACCTTGGTGCCACTGCAATTGGCACCGGCCTTAACACCCCTGCCGGGTACCGACACCAAGTAACTGCTAGCCTCAGTGAAGTCACCGGACTTGATATTAAGTCTGCCCGCGACCTCATCGAAGCTACCAGCGATACCGGCGCTTATGTTTTGGCACATTCCGCAGTCAAACGCGCCGCGATGAAGCTCTCCAAGATCTGTAATGACTTGCGTTTGCTTTCCTCTGGACCAACCGCTGGTTTACATGAAATTAACCTGCCACCACGCCAAGCTGGTTCTTCAATCATGCCGGCCAAGGTCAACCCAGTTATTCCTGAGGTAGTCAACCAAGTTTGCTTCAAAGTTTTCGGCAATGATCTCACCGTTACTATGGCAGCTGAAGCAGGACAACTACAGCTTAACGTCATGGAACCAGTTATCGCCGAAGCACTATTTGAATCAATTCGTATTCTAGGAAATGCCGCCGACGCCCTGCGCGAAAAATGCGTCGTTGGCATCACCGCAAACGCCGATGTCTGCCGCGCTTATGTGGAAAACTCAATCGGTATTGTCACCTACCTTAACCCGTTTATCGGACACCACAATGGGGATCTTATCGGCAAAGAAGCCGCAGATACTGGCCGCAGTGTTCGAGAGCTAGTACTTGAAAAAGGTCTTCTTGATCAAGCCACACTCGACCAAGTACTCAGCACCGAAAACCTCATGCATCCGGTCTTTCGAGGCACGCTGCATCTAGACTCCTAA
- a CDS encoding anaerobic C4-dicarboxylate transporter produces the protein MALIHIFIVLAAIILGARLGSIAIGFAGGLGVLALGIFGVPVTRDDIPFDVIGIIMAVIAAIAAMQRAGGMDYLVYLSEKALRKNPKYITYVAPVVTYLMTLFAGTGHTAFSTLPVIVEVSKESGVRPSRPLSVAVVSSQLAICASPISAAVVFMASVLEPLGVGYLSFLAIMILSTFLAIFPTAWLSNRLGKDLDKDPIYLERKAAGLVANPMGASTYVPTRQAKNSVLIFLFAIVAVMVYATLISDQIGLITDPALPRNEAIMAVMLTAATITVLACKIPAAEILNTQVFRSGMSACICVLGVAWLGTTLINHYIEDIKGFSSTILGDYPWLLAIVLFFAAALLYSQSATAKALIPAALAIGVSPLTAVASFSAVSALFILPTYPTLLAAVEMDDTGSTQIGKAVFNHPFLVPGTLCIAISVALAFALGTVLI, from the coding sequence ATGGCACTCATACATATCTTTATCGTTTTAGCCGCGATCATTCTCGGCGCACGACTAGGCTCCATTGCAATCGGTTTTGCCGGCGGACTGGGTGTACTTGCACTCGGCATTTTCGGCGTACCTGTTACCCGTGACGATATTCCATTTGATGTTATTGGCATCATCATGGCTGTTATCGCAGCTATTGCCGCTATGCAACGCGCCGGTGGCATGGACTACCTTGTTTACCTAAGCGAAAAAGCACTACGCAAAAATCCTAAATACATTACGTACGTAGCCCCAGTAGTCACTTATTTAATGACCCTTTTCGCAGGCACGGGCCATACCGCATTCTCTACCTTGCCAGTGATCGTTGAGGTTTCTAAAGAATCTGGGGTTCGTCCATCTCGTCCGCTATCAGTTGCGGTCGTTTCTTCCCAGCTTGCCATCTGTGCCTCTCCAATCTCAGCCGCCGTGGTATTTATGGCTAGCGTTTTAGAACCACTAGGAGTTGGCTACCTTTCATTCCTAGCCATTATGATCTTGTCTACATTCTTGGCAATTTTCCCTACCGCATGGCTATCTAACCGTCTCGGAAAAGACCTTGACAAAGATCCTATCTATCTGGAGCGAAAAGCTGCCGGATTGGTTGCTAACCCAATGGGGGCAAGCACTTATGTTCCTACTCGCCAGGCAAAAAATTCAGTCCTTATCTTCCTTTTCGCTATCGTTGCAGTGATGGTGTACGCCACTTTGATTTCTGATCAAATTGGTCTTATCACTGATCCAGCCCTACCACGCAATGAAGCAATCATGGCCGTTATGCTTACTGCCGCTACCATCACTGTATTAGCCTGCAAAATTCCCGCCGCCGAAATTCTTAACACCCAAGTATTCCGTTCCGGCATGTCTGCCTGCATCTGTGTACTCGGTGTTGCATGGTTAGGCACAACCTTAATTAACCACTACATCGAAGACATTAAGGGTTTCTCTTCAACAATTCTTGGCGACTATCCATGGTTATTAGCAATTGTGCTCTTCTTTGCTGCTGCTCTACTGTATAGCCAATCTGCAACAGCTAAAGCACTTATCCCAGCAGCACTAGCAATTGGTGTTTCCCCACTTACTGCCGTTGCCAGCTTCTCCGCAGTCTCCGCCTTGTTCATCCTCCCAACCTATCCAACCTTGCTCGCTGCAGTAGAAATGGATGACACCGGTTCAACCCAAATTGGTAAAGCTGTCTTTAACCACCCATTCCTTGTTCCAGGCACACTATGTATTGCTATCAGCGTTGCGCTGGCTTTTGCATTAGGAACTGTGCTGATCTAA
- the hisG gene encoding ATP phosphoribosyltransferase: MLKIAVPNKGSLSDAAVSILKEAGYRGRGETKQLNVLDTDNNVEFFFLRPKDIAIYVANGQLDLGITGRDLAADTREETHEVMQLGFGASTFRYAGPSNKNLSVADLAGKRIATSYPNLVRKDLDDRGIEATVIRLEGAVEISIKLGVADAIADVVSTGRTLRQQGLTPFGDVICQSEAVIVGRIGSEITSEQQIFLRRIKGILHAQNYLMIDYNIDRAQLAKATAITPGLSSPTVSPLAKENWVAVRAMVPKKQANRIMDELSAVGATAILATDIRIART; this comes from the coding sequence ATGCTTAAAATTGCTGTGCCAAATAAAGGCTCATTATCGGATGCGGCTGTATCTATTTTGAAAGAAGCAGGTTATCGCGGCAGGGGAGAGACTAAACAACTTAATGTTCTCGATACCGATAATAATGTCGAGTTCTTTTTCCTCCGGCCTAAAGATATTGCCATCTACGTAGCTAATGGACAGCTTGATCTTGGCATTACTGGACGCGACCTTGCTGCTGATACCAGGGAAGAAACCCACGAGGTTATGCAATTAGGCTTCGGAGCTTCTACTTTTCGTTATGCTGGCCCTAGTAACAAAAATCTCAGCGTTGCTGATCTTGCTGGAAAAAGGATTGCTACTAGCTATCCTAATCTGGTTCGCAAAGATCTCGATGATCGCGGAATCGAGGCCACCGTTATCCGGTTAGAAGGAGCGGTAGAGATTTCCATCAAACTCGGGGTTGCAGATGCTATTGCTGATGTAGTTTCTACCGGACGTACCTTACGCCAACAAGGATTAACACCCTTTGGGGATGTTATTTGCCAATCAGAAGCAGTGATTGTGGGTCGTATTGGTAGTGAAATTACCAGCGAACAACAAATATTTTTACGCCGCATCAAAGGTATTTTGCATGCACAAAACTATCTTATGATTGATTACAATATCGATCGCGCACAGTTAGCTAAAGCTACTGCTATTACCCCTGGTCTTTCCAGCCCGACGGTATCTCCACTGGCAAAAGAAAACTGGGTAGCTGTTCGAGCAATGGTGCCAAAGAAGCAAGCAAATCGCATCATGGATGAGCTTTCTGCAGTCGGCGCCACAGCAATTTTGGCAACTGATATTCGAATAGCTCGCACCTAG
- a CDS encoding phosphoribosyl-ATP diphosphatase — MKNFDSLFNELQEKAAHRPLDSGTVAALDQNIHTLGKKIIEEAGEVWLAAEYESDESLAEELSQLMYWAQVIMIKRGLTLNDVYRYL, encoded by the coding sequence GTGAAGAACTTCGATAGCTTATTTAATGAACTTCAAGAAAAAGCCGCTCATCGACCACTAGATTCCGGTACTGTTGCCGCATTGGATCAGAATATCCATACGTTAGGCAAGAAAATCATCGAAGAAGCCGGCGAGGTGTGGCTTGCCGCTGAGTATGAATCTGATGAGTCTCTTGCCGAAGAGCTTTCTCAACTTATGTACTGGGCTCAGGTCATCATGATTAAACGTGGGCTTACGCTTAACGACGTTTATCGCTACCTTTAG
- a CDS encoding HAD family hydrolase, which translates to MLNAIFWDMDGTLVDSEPLWAEATYTMSELMGKRLTPQQQARTTGANFDFTLDLCAKNAGLNPLTIDRDYWRSTLYTEVKKQLATGLDLLPGVKQLLEAFSAQHMPMYITTNTEREVAEVSFQAIGKHYFRNTLCGDEVLAAKPAPDMYLRAAQLAHSAPQDCLVFEDSVTGVSAALAAGCQVIAIDHDPNQAIPPAATKLSTLHGSPTLDGITTDMIHTWFNNMRKR; encoded by the coding sequence ATGCTGAACGCAATTTTTTGGGATATGGATGGCACTCTCGTTGATTCTGAGCCGCTGTGGGCAGAAGCTACGTACACGATGAGTGAACTTATGGGCAAAAGACTTACTCCACAGCAACAGGCTCGTACCACTGGTGCCAACTTTGATTTCACATTGGATCTTTGTGCTAAGAATGCTGGCTTAAATCCACTCACCATTGACCGTGATTATTGGCGTTCAACTCTATACACAGAGGTAAAAAAGCAGCTTGCTACCGGTTTGGACTTACTGCCAGGAGTTAAACAACTTTTGGAAGCTTTTTCTGCTCAACACATGCCTATGTATATCACCACCAATACAGAACGCGAGGTTGCTGAGGTCTCTTTCCAAGCTATCGGAAAACACTATTTTCGTAATACGCTGTGCGGAGATGAAGTTCTGGCTGCTAAACCAGCTCCAGATATGTATCTTCGCGCAGCGCAATTAGCTCATAGCGCACCGCAAGACTGTCTTGTTTTTGAAGATTCAGTAACGGGTGTCAGTGCTGCGTTAGCCGCCGGCTGCCAAGTAATTGCTATTGATCATGATCCCAATCAAGCAATCCCGCCAGCAGCAACAAAGCTAAGTACGCTGCATGGTTCACCAACCTTGGACGGAATAACGACTGATATGATACATACGTGGTTTAATAATATGAGAAAACGCTGA